The Culex pipiens pallens isolate TS chromosome 2, TS_CPP_V2, whole genome shotgun sequence DNA window GAGCCCTCAatgaacgattctctcgactccgattttttttgtgtttttatacatcattttctTATAATTGTTTGCCCtgcattttgtagaacattaatacactctaaaaagtaactctgaaaagttacaaaaacacgtaatttaaaaaaaatgatctggATGACAAAATGTCGATTATAGCAATATGCAATGCATgcagtttcgaaaagtaaagtaaattttACAATATTGATAGTTGAGTAACGGCAgtaatttaaaaccattttttacttgttttggtgaaaaatacgtttttttttattttgagtactCCATAAGAACAggcgtaaaattttacacaaaaggccatttgataccaaatttctattcCTACACGGTTTTGAGCTATAAATCACTTAAAAACTAACATAATCCACCTTTGTGGTTGGTGTCTCCTTTCTCCTTAACAAAAATGAGtaacattaaatatttaaaatataaattttgacatATGTGTCAAAATTCACAAACGTGGAAAAAGTTTGTAGTTCGTTTGACCCTCCTCCGATCAGTATCAGCGCCAGTAAATTTGCAGTGGCAGTGGATCCATGAATCCACAGCATAGGTGTACGATGCACTACTGCCGCTGGATTGTTGACTACACAAATGTGTAATGAAACCACAATCCAGTGTAGTGCAGTAGCCCTCTGCGCTCGACGTGGTTTTTCTGCCCCCTTCCAAGGGGTGGAACTGGGTGGCATATACCACCACCCAACGTGGTTGCGTGTGTGTGCTCTCGTCGAACACGGCTTACTTATTCGTGTAATTCAGAAGCTCACCAGGCCATAACCAGGCTCGAAATCGGACTCCGTCAGCAGCTCCGGACCGGAGGAGGTCTCTGCGCGCCGTGTCTCGAAGCGGAGCGAATAATTTATGAGACTATTTTACGAATGCCATTAGATAACACCCAAAGGCACCCGATCTCGGAAAAAGGCAGGGGAAATTAATTTCATTCgtaattttttattctttatggCTGTTTTCGTCACTCTGCGTCAAGCGGGTGGCCAACTTTGAGCTTCGTCAAATGGCGAACGACGTGAGTGCGTGCACTGAAAAACCATTTTAGGGGTCATTCATCAACACCGCACGAGCGATTGAAACTGATGGATTGCTCCATTCTAGGGTGTTTGATGGCTGGGGGGATTAGACATGGAGTCACGTGGTgctttaaaagttgatttattCGGAGCTTAGTTGTGATTCACAGCTGTAGCTGCATTGTCACCCATCACGTCTAGACGACGTCCCTCATGTCAAACCACACGACGAACGTGCAGATCCATATTTCTCCAAGGGATTAAGTGATTACCGACATTGAACACCGTCGTCACCTTTCAATCAGTCAATCAGTCAGCTGGTGCAACTCGGCTCAGCACCTACCTGCAGcgaaatcaaaatttctaatgAGAAATAGTTACAACTGCGCGATAACATCTCATGCATTATCGATCCGGTCTCGCCGTTTGTTCCACATtcgcacagcagcagcagcagttccgtCATGTTCTGTAGTACAAAAACTCCGCTTCGAGTGTGTAAACTTTCTGCGCGTTCATTGAGGATTAATTCCTCGTAATTTATTTACATCGCAAACAGGTCTTACGCGCTGCTCTAACCACGGCAGTCACGACGATGGGACACCTGCGGATCAACGCACGACCCATGCGTTGACGGTTGAAGGCTGCGATCTGcgtagacgacgacgacgacacaaTGAGGCAGCAAACGGGTTCGTCGCTTTTCCAGCGAAATCGCGCGGGTCTCCGCGCGCACGTAGGTCGCGCGAGCTCCCATTGAGAAAACGCTTCTCGGAATCAAGTTACGCGCGTCTGCTGTTGGTGGTCAACCAGATCGAATGTGTCCATTTCGGAAAATCAGTCACCAGTTCAgagtgagcgaaaaaaaaacagcagcgGACTCGGCATGGGGGATTTTCTTGAACACCTTCTGCTCTGAAGGTAGACAGCACCATGGGCACGAAGCAAATTGTCACACAAGAagcttattaaattaataaaaattataaaactgccACTTGGAACCGTCATCCACAATTCAGGTCTTTCGCGGTTGGGGACTTCCTTTTGCAGGAGACTTACGAGTGGGAATAAGAAAAAAAGCGCATTACGGCAGCACCAATAGTGCACTACTACATCGCGTAACGCCAATAAAGGTAAATACGATACGGATTGGTTTCCTTTTGGGAGCAAAATCATAATTGAAGTCGTGTCTAGTTAACACAAttaattgtgttattttaaatcaacactGGTACTTTTTTTAGATCAGACATTTTTTTATGGGAAAGTTCTACTGAAAAGTCTTACAAAGTAAAACGATAGATCCAGTCTTAAACTCAGAACCATACCAGTTAAGATTCTGTGACTTTTATATACCTTAAACTTTCAAACAAATCCAAATTTGGTAAATAAAAAGTCTACCTTTACCTTACATTCCTAGCGCCACCCTAACCGAACCCTCGCTCCAATCAGCTCGAATTTCTCATCGATTTTCCCATCAACCCCAAGTGGCACACAATGATACCTCCGTAGACAACCTGGCCGCGCTGCAGCCCACGGACTCTTCAATAAAGAAATAGATCCATAAATCTTTTATTACACTTCATTACCACGTCGTTTCACGGAGTAACTTCTGGTATAAGTCAGAGCGCGCGGTACAGGACTTTACTGCGCGCCAATAGACATCTTGACAGCTTCCACCGCGGCCAAATGGCCGCACCGAACCAACCGGCGGCAGCCGATCTGGTGGTGCTAATTCCTCGCACCAGCATGGCCGGCAGAGCCGCCGCCGCGTTGAAAGGCGCAAAATTAATGACCGGGAATAAAATAAACTAATAATCGGCTGATGATTTATCTTAAACGCGCGCGGTTATTTATAAAGGAATTCCAATTGTCTTAACGCCCAATTATCCAGCCCTCGGTGGACGTTACAGCGCAGCAGAGCCCGCTTAAATCCTCGTGATCAGCGGTAATCCGCGAGGAACCGTGGAAAAGCGTCGAGAAGCGGAgagaaacaacacaaaaaatgaGAGTCATTGCCGCGGAGACCTCATCGCGGACTGCATCTGGACAGCGTCGGTGCCGCGCCGCCATCGATTTGGACCGTGGCGCGGCGGACCTACAAAGACTGCGAAAAAATCTCGATAAAGACGAAGTCTACCAAAGGTCTCGCGAGGCTGCTGCGCAGGCTCGGTCGCGACTTAATCTCGCGTTGAGGTTACACGGCTTGTCCGTGGAGGTCGGACAGAGAGGGAGAATTACACTGTCTTGCTTCGTTACGCGATTCTCTTTACGATGTACGAAAGAGGTCGCTATCTTTCGGTTCTCATGTTGGGATGAAAAGTTCAAACCTGATCATGAAGGCAGGTGAATCCAAGTACACCTAGTTTGAGCAAACGTCACCTTGCAATCATGTCCTCTTCCGAGAGCTCCTCGGAAAAAGCACCCAGCGTCGAGTCCATATCGCACTCCTTCGAGCAACTCAAGTCCAAGTTTCTCGCCATCCTAGAGGACCATTTTTTCGGTAACTTCCAGCATGACTGGCGTAATGCAGGCCCGGAAAGGAAAGCGTTAGTCGAAGAATCGCTGCCATCGTTCGAAAGCCTCAGCGACGAAAGCGGCAGCTTCTTGGTGCTGGACGGGAAGAAGGTCTCCCTGGACTGGTTCCGCATGGCGGCTGCAAAAGCATCGGAGGAGTCGCTTGCAGCGGCACCTGATCCAGCAGCAGTTCCTTCCACCAGCGCAGCCAACCCGTACGCCGTCGGAGTTGCTTCGTTCTTCCCGGAATCAGTCGATCGTTTCAACACCCACCGAAGTCGATCTCGGCACGGAATGCGCGATCGACTGCTCGTTGATGAAGTCCAATTCGACAAAGAAAAACTAGGAGTAACCCACAAACATCCCTCACAGCTCGCAACCCAGCTGGATCCGCACTACCGCAGTGAGATCTCCTACCGTCCACGAATCCACAACTTTATGCGCGTTGACGCCATCCACCAGTTCCGGGAAGCTTCCCGCAAGCAGTTCGAGACGTACTACCGGCAGGAGTACATCCACGAACTGACCCAGGTGGAGAAAACCGAGAAACAGCACCACCGGGACCTTCGTGCACGCTGTACGGAGCTTCGCGAGGCGCTGCGTGAACTACGGAAGCTACGCTTCCGGTCGTCGATGCGCGTCATGGACATGGTCAAGCCGTACTACGATGAGACGGCCCGTTGGGAGGCCGAGCTGCACGAGCGTCGCAAGCAGATGGAGCTGCTGTGGAATCGGGTGATTCAGCTAGAGAGCTTGTGGGTTCCCAGGATCAAGTATCAGAACTTCCAATATCTGATCATGCCGAAGCAGTGGCGGCTCGAGCACGACTGGATTCACATGGATGAGGAGGGTAAGCTGGAAGGCTATCCGGAGTCGATTGAGAAGCGTGATACGGCGAATTTGCGCAAGTTAGAAGGTCAGAACGATATCTGGGCTGTTAAGAAGTTCTACGAGGAGGAGTATCAGGCGAAAAGCCGACCGGTGCACGCCGTATTCAAAGACAGTGCGAGCTTGCTGAAAGGTGTCGCAGAACTTGACGTGAACTCGATGACCCTGCTGAATCGACTCAATTTGCTGAGCTGGGTCAAGCTGGATGCGGAAAAGGAATCCAAAGAAGTCCAGCTGCACTACAAAAACATGATTGCAAATCTCAAGTACTCGATCGAAGACCTGGAGCAGAAGAAGAACAGTTTGGAGAAGCGCTCGACCTTACTCAAAGATATGTTTGATGAAATTGTGCGCAACCCTCTAAGAAAGTGCGTCGAGAACGAACGAACCAGAACCATCGAATCACTCCTTTACGTTCTATACAAGCACTTTCTACCACCGGATCAGCGCGAAAACGCACTTAGATTCTCCGGAACCGAGAGTTTCATGTACATCTTTGACGTAGTCACCCAACTCCTATCCGATTTCGACAAGATCCCACCACACCTGATCCACTCCGTAGAGAAGCGAGTACGCTTCCTCCGCTGGCGCAAGATGAAGAAAGCCAAGAAAGCCGCCGAAGAGGACCAGCGGCACAAGCTGATGGCCATCCAGCTGGAACGAAGTCTTGCCCCACGCTACGTGAAGCCTCCAAAAACCGGAAAGCTGCCACGATCTCGTCTCAAGAAGAAACCCGTCCCGGAAGTCGTGATCCCGCCCGTCGTCACCAAGCTGGACAAAATCTTCTTCCTGGCGTTCGGGACGGACGCCGTGATGAGCGACGAGGAGAGGGCCAACTTTGAGGTGGATCTGGTGTACCATAACTACTTTTCGGTGCAGTTTGATCAGTTCCTGAGGTCGATCGGGTACGAGCCGGACTATGGGGGTGTGACGCGGGTGGAGCTGCGTGATGGGCCGGAAACGAACTTCTTCAAGCGGAAGGAGCTCATTCCGGAGGTGATGCGGCGGATTGAGCGGTGGGAGCGGATGCAGGAGAGCATCAAGCAGAGGCTGTTGAAGCAAATGGTGGCGCCGTAGGATGTATATTTTTGAAGGATTATTTGctgaataaatattattttaaataaatcggTAATGGCGGAATAAATCAGGAGGATATCGGTGCATCATTGAGTGAGTCACCTTTTGAGATAGGATTCGGATTGAGGGCGGTAGTATGAGGAGGATGATAGGGATAGATTGACATTGGTGAGAGTAGGTTTGGAGAAATGTAATGGTGGGGGTGGTTGGAAGGTATGGGAAATAGGGGAGGTGGGGGGATGATATGGGGGGGTAAAGTATACATATGGTTATGGTGGGGCACTATGAATGGGGATAGGGCAAATGGGGGGTATTAATGGGGAAGGGGGGGTAAAAATGGGGAAGAGCTGATTAATTTTTGTCGGCTAGGGATTAGTTGGGTGCAAGGCAAGGTATGTGGGGTGGAGTGTTTAAGGAAAGAAAGGTTTGGGTATGGGGGGTTGGGGTATTGAGAGTTTTAAATAAGTGTGGATGGGTGGGAATGTGGGGGTTGGGGTTTTTGGAGGGGGGTGGAGCGGGGCTAGGGAAAGTTTTGGATTTTGTGGTGCTTTGCGTGTGGATGGGGTTGGCTTGTTGTTAGGGATAGGGGGATTGATGGGTTGGTAGTTAGATTGGTAGGGGGAGGGGTTGTGAGGGGTCTTTTGTGGGATGGGTTTTTTTGGGGGGGATATTGGAAGGGGCACCTCAAGAAATGTCTTTGGCACAGGCTATATGATGTCTTGTTGGGAACAACTGGGCTATATCTGCTGTTTGAGGGGGACTGAGGGCGTGCACGTGAAGGTGGGTGTACATGTCGATAGCTGTTGCATTTTTAGGTGATTATTGGCAGGGGGGTGCGGGGGGGGTTGAGTGGGTgtggtggggtgggtgggggtggtggaGTGGGGACATTGATGGGATCGATGGGGAGATGATAGGCTTGGAGGTCTGATATCCGTCACGGTGTACAAATTCCAGTACGCATTGTAGTTATGGGCGGGGAGGGGGAAACATGAAGTGATGTGGTTTgcttttgaattgtttgaagtttcgataagtagttcaaaagttatgtataaaaatgtgttatcgcatattttcggaagttaacttaatggcagtaaactgaaccaaccATCATCATGTtacacatcgttagttaggtaattgaaagacctttccaacgagtccgaaacatttaagatctggcaacactgtctcgagatctgcccacttaagtgatatttatgtacttttttgtagccggatctcacttaaatgtatgtaaacaatgtccggatccatcatccgacccaccgatggttaggtaatcgaaagacctttccaacgagtccaaaacattgaagatctggcaaccctgtctcaagctatgaccacttatgatgccacttatgagccctagAGTGATTTGTGTGTTATTTGTATTCCGGAACATAACGAAatcagacgaaatttgtgtacaaacccatcatacagtatgtaaaaaaagtatttacaccccttgggcactatgcacattttgtgatgaaacatgtaaaaaatttaaagtttgacaggaacctagtactacgttttgttcagaaactcatgccaaacattttgctacaaaaagctcatgaaaagatgatttctataaaaagttatataacaaatactattacgaaaataaaaaaggtgcaaaaaaagtttgtacacctttcgaaaaattaacataaataatgttatttgttgacaaatcaccataaatccagtctcccaactccaaataggcatccttgactgattaaaaaaataatttggattgaatataaagtttactaactacttagtataaaagtttatataactctggaaattctatataaacttatctaaacttaattttgcaaacttttaattcaaataaatgtcaatatattaccatagaattgctaaataaacattttggagtgggtataacaccgttttgggggtatttgtatcgatagaatagatttttcgttggaatttcgtaccaacccggaattacgtcgtcggaaaatccgccggcatctgaaccggtcctcaattcacaagtcaacctatgtggcatcagaaagggcataaaatttccgatctgttgatacccatacatccaggttttctataaaacccacgtttttaaatacctaagcaaaaacgttgttatggtttcgtttgagcaacctgccaaaaatgtatggaatttcttaatttttgttctcgtggatcaaacttactttttgcccaggtatttaaaaacgtaggttttaaagaaaacctagatgtatgggtatcaaaagatcggaaattttatgccctttccgattccacataggttgacttgtgaatcgtggaccggttcggatgccggcggattttcctacgacgtaattccgggttggtacgaaattccaacgaaaaatctattctatcgatacaaatacccccaaaacggtgttatacccactccaaaatgtttttttagcaattctatggtaatatattgacatttagttgaattaaaagtttgcaaaattaagtttagataagttttaaatagaatttccagagttatataaacttttatactaagtagttagtaaactttatattcaatccaaattatttttttaatcagtcaaggatgcctatttggagttgggagactggatttatggtgatttgtcaacaaataacattatttatgttaatttttcgaaaggtgtacaaactttttttgcaccttttttattttcgtaatagtatttgttatataactttttatagaaatcatcttttcatgagctttttgtagcaaaatgtttggcatgagtttctgaacaaaacgtagtactaggttcctgtcaaactttaaattttttacaagtttcatcacaaaatgtgcatagtgcccaagaggtgtaaatactttttttacatactgtataatatatcacccattgttggaaaggagtgagaaaggcaccaagcacataggtggattaagttagtttttcttctTTATTTATCGAAAACCACTGTAAAACTTCACATAATAATAAACAATGACAAAATTTAACGTTGATTTTTTGGcaagcaaaatgtttcaaaaattgatgggaattttatgtcattcatccatgtgttaagtaaattcatcgttcaaaacaaaacaaatattgaagcatgttacatttcaaaacaagtgttgaaaagttcaacttttcagcaccatttcaatgctgaaaagtagaacttgttAGTACTGTTATTGAAagatattaattttccattctgttattttcgatagggaaaagtaaaaaaaaaattgaaatttcaagccTAGATTTCAACATttagatgaaaaaagtgttttaaaatgcattctacacGCGTCCAGTTGCTATTCAAttataagttttgaaaatatcgatgcatcaacgtaaatttttttttcgcgaaaaaaaaaacttttcgtgggactgtacattggtatctatgaaaatttaaaaagtcttcaaaggagttcaaacatgcttaatattattataaacgcagaaaatttaactggttttcggttgattaaacttgaattttcaatcaaaattcgaagtttttcgaaaaaaatatttttttgcccccataaacgttgaaaaatatttgcaacggcctaatcaaAAAACTCTTgagttaaatgaaaataaataccttaaacattaattttaacgacttgtttaaaaaaaatcattaataagaGTAAGTAtgctaaaatgaaaaaaatggcatAAAAATTCCACTTACGTTTTAGATCGAGCCTTGGAAAATATATAAGCAATTtctcatttaaaattatttatttaatttgtgtgaatttttcgtttattttatatgttttaattttttatggaaaactaCATTTAAAAGGAGCCTAATAGAAAAGTTCGGTTATTAAAAAAAGCccgaataaaaacatttaactAAACAAACGTGGAAATCAAAAGAgaatcattttattaaaaaaaactaacttatttCATAAAAGAACTAGAAAAATATATGTctaatttgaagaaattataAAACTCCAATTGAACAACACAATTATCTTGATTATAAAAACACagaataaggccgatgcaaatatttttcaaaaacttagttttttttgcataactttttttagtttagaATAGTGTTTAAGTAgcgttattaaattttaaatatcttcAATTTAATACAAGGTCCaatttgtgttaatttttgTGTCATCTTATCTTTCAGCTCACAGACTACAgactaaaaaaatcttagatggttgaaagttattaaaatttgCTGATCATTTGCACTTCGGTGTGGTTCGCAAatcggcctcaattttgaactttgaGTTGGAGTCAACAATTCTTAGGAAGGTCGAGTCTTTATCAATTGATTCCGCTCGGATAATTGTCACTGCGCTCATCTGCTTCTAAAAAACTTGTTCATTATTCTTTCGGACTATACATTGggcatgtttttcaatcataatTTCATCAACATCCAACGCATGGAAGTTGATAACCAAGATAGACCTCTTTTGACTGCTAAACGTTTAGCGATCAATTTTAAACTCGCGAAACACTCAGTTTTGCAGCAAAAACTAAAGCatcaaagtatttcaaaagtttcaaaata harbors:
- the LOC120427334 gene encoding uncharacterized protein LOC120427334 produces the protein MSSSESSSEKAPSVESISHSFEQLKSKFLAILEDHFFGNFQHDWRNAGPERKALVEESLPSFESLSDESGSFLVLDGKKVSLDWFRMAAAKASEESLAAAPDPAAVPSTSAANPYAVGVASFFPESVDRFNTHRSRSRHGMRDRLLVDEVQFDKEKLGVTHKHPSQLATQLDPHYRSEISYRPRIHNFMRVDAIHQFREASRKQFETYYRQEYIHELTQVEKTEKQHHRDLRARCTELREALRELRKLRFRSSMRVMDMVKPYYDETARWEAELHERRKQMELLWNRVIQLESLWVPRIKYQNFQYLIMPKQWRLEHDWIHMDEEGKLEGYPESIEKRDTANLRKLEGQNDIWAVKKFYEEEYQAKSRPVHAVFKDSASLLKGVAELDVNSMTLLNRLNLLSWVKLDAEKESKEVQLHYKNMIANLKYSIEDLEQKKNSLEKRSTLLKDMFDEIVRNPLRKCVENERTRTIESLLYVLYKHFLPPDQRENALRFSGTESFMYIFDVVTQLLSDFDKIPPHLIHSVEKRVRFLRWRKMKKAKKAAEEDQRHKLMAIQLERSLAPRYVKPPKTGKLPRSRLKKKPVPEVVIPPVVTKLDKIFFLAFGTDAVMSDEERANFEVDLVYHNYFSVQFDQFLRSIGYEPDYGGVTRVELRDGPETNFFKRKELIPEVMRRIERWERMQESIKQRLLKQMVAP